One window of Brachyhypopomus gauderio isolate BG-103 unplaced genomic scaffold, BGAUD_0.2 sc80, whole genome shotgun sequence genomic DNA carries:
- the LOC143492627 gene encoding uncharacterized protein LOC143492627, translating into HRCTRAASALLNCGASASVLRGSCISEQSSHSLSEPSSSHSLSEPSSSRSLSESSSSHSLPEPSSSHSLPEPSSSHSLPEPSSSHSLPEPSSSHSLPEPSSSHSLLEPSSSHSLLEPSSSHSLLEPSSSHSLLEPSSSHSLLEPSSSHSLPETSSSHSLPEPSLSHSLSEQSSHSLSEPSLSHSLSEPSSSHSLSEPSSSHSLSESSSSHSLLESSSSHSLSEPSSSHSLPEPSSSHSLSEQSSHSLSEPSSSHSLSEPSSSHSLSEPCSSHSLSEQPSHSLLEPCSSHSLLEPCSSHSLSEPCSSHSLSEPCSSHSLSEPCSSHSLSEPCSSHSLSEPCSSHSLSEPFSSHITGVYYWIILAEALLVLQRLGVLHVC; encoded by the coding sequence CACCGCTGCACGAGAGCCGCATCAGCGCTGCTGAACTGCGGCGCCTCCGCTTCAGTGCTCCGGGGTTCCTGTATATCAGAACAATCATCACACTCTCTATCAGAACCATCTTCATCACACTCACTATCAGAACCATCTTCATCACGCTCACTATCAGaatcatcttcatcacactcACTACCAGAACCATCTTCATCACACTCACTACCAGAACCATCTTCATCACACTCGCTACCAGAACCATCTTCATCACACTCGCTACCAGAACCATCTTCATCACACTCACTACCAGAACCATCTTCATCACACTCGCTATTAGAACCATCTTCATCACACTCGCTATTAGAACCATCTTCATCACACTCGCTATTAGAACCATCTTCATCACACTCGCTATTAGAACCATCTTCATCACACTCGCTATTAGAACCATCTTCATCACACTCGCTACCAGAAACATCTTCATCACACTCACTACCAGAACCATCTTTATCACACTCACTATCAGAACAATCATCACACTCACTATCAGAACCATCTTTATCACACTCGCTATCAGAACCGTCTTCATCACACTCGCTATCAGAACCGTCTTCATCACACTCGCTATCAGaatcatcttcatcacactcGCTATTAGaatcatcttcatcacactcGCTATCAGAACCGTCTTCATCACACTCGCTACCAGAACCATCTTCATCACACTCACTATCAGAACAATCATCACACTCACTATCAGAACCATCTTCTTCACACTCGCTATCAGAACCATCTTCATCACACTCGCTATCAGAACCGTGTTCATCACACTCACTGTCAGAACAACCATCACACTCACTATTAGAACCGTGTTCATCTCACTCGCTATTAGAACCGTGTTCATCTCACTCGCTATCAGAACCGTGTTCATCTCACTCGCTATCAGAACCGTGTTCATCTCACTCGCTATCAGAACCGTGTTCATCTCACTCGCTATCAGAACCGTGTTCATCACACTCGCTATCAGAACCGTGTTCATCACACTCGCTATCAGAACCATTCTCATCGCACATCACAGGGGTTTACTATTGGATTATCCTAGCTGAAGCTCTTCTTGTTCTTCAGAGACTTGGTGTGCTGCACGTTTGCTGA
- the nono gene encoding non-POU domain-containing octamer-binding protein, whose translation MQGNRGPRAEHHNHGPPRQQPNPQHEQRKPTGGSDSNGQHTDATEQSDVALTIDLQSFRKPGEKTYTQRSRLFVGNLPAGTTEEEVEKLFSKYGKPSEIFINKDRGFGFIRLETKTLADIAKAELDDTQFRGRQVRVRFATHGAALAVKNLPQFVSNELLEEAFCMFGPIERAIVIVDDRGRPTGKGIVEFANKPSARKALERCGDGAFLITSFPRPVTVEPMEQLDEDEGLPERLISKNPQFHKEREQPPRFAQPGSFEYEYAMRWKALMEMEKQQYDQVDRNIKEAQEKLEQEMEAARHEHQVMLMRQDLLRRQEELRRMEEAHNQEVQKRKQMELRQEEERRRQEEERRRREEELRAHTEDLMRRQQGPAGGFGEKREQDMRMHMGGQGMPMNRNPMGGNAAAAGAPNMTPNEGAGGNPGGLPLPFPRPGPPIDFGANKRRRF comes from the exons ATGCAAGGAAACCGAGGACCCCGTGCCGAGCACCATAACCACGGTCCCCCAAGACAGCAGCCCAACCCCCAGCACGAGCAGAGGAAACCTACCGGAGGGTCGGACAGTAACGGACAGCACACGGATGCCACGGAGCAGTCCG ATGTTGCGCTGACCATAGACCTGCAGAGCTTCAGGAAGCCCGGGGAGAAGACCTACACACAGAGGAGCCGCTTGTTTGTGGGGAACCTGCCTGCCGGCACCACAGAAGAAGAAGTAGAGAAGCTTTTCTCCAAATATGGCAAACCATCTGAAATCTTCATCAACAAGGACCGAGGCTTTGGCTTTATCCGCCTG gAAACAAAGACGCTGGCGGACATTGCCAAAGCTGAACTGGATGACACACAGTTCCGGGGTCGTCAGGTCCGTGTTCGCTTTGCCACCCATGGCGCTGCACTGGCGGTCAAAAACCTGCCGCAGTTTGTGTCTAACGAGCTGTTGGAGGAGGCCTTCTGCATGTTCGGCCCTATCGAGCGCGCCATCGTCATCGTGGACGACCGGGGCCGGCCCACTGGAAAGGGTATCGTGGAGTTTGCCAACAAGCCCTCGGCCCGCAAGGCTCTGGAGCGCTGTGGTGACGGGGCCTTCCTCATCACCTC GTTTCCGAGGCCAGTGACAGTGGAACCCATGGAGCAGCTGGATGAAGATGAGGGGCTTCCTGAGAGACTCATCAGTAAAAACCCACAGTTCCACAA GGAGCGGGAGCAGCCTCCGCGCTTTGCCCAGCCGGGCTCGTTCGAGTACGAGTACGCCATGCGCTGGAAGGCCctgatggagatggagaagcAGCAGTATGACCAGGTGGACAGAAACATCAAAGAGGCGCAAGAGAAGCTGGAGCAGGAGATGGAGGCAGCGCGCCATGAGCACCAGGTCATGCTGATGAGGCAGG ACCTGCTCCGGCGGCAGGAGGAGCTCAGGCGCATGGAGGAGGCCCACAACCAGGAAGTGCAGAAGAGGAAGCAGATGGAGCTCCGCCAGGAGGAGGAGCGTCGCCGCCAGGAGGAGGAGCGTCGCCGGCGGGAGGAGGAGCTTCGTGCTCACACTGAAGACCTGATGAGGAGACAGCAGGGCCCGGCAGGGGGCTTTGGAGAGAAA AGAGAGCAGGACATGAGGATGCACATGGGAG gtcagggcATGCCAATGAACAGGAACCCAATGGGAGGAAATGCTGCAGCAGCAGGAGCTCCCAACATGACTCCCaacgag ggaGCAGGAGGGAATCCGGGTGGTCttcccctccccttcccccGTCCTGGACCACCTATTGACTTTGGCGCAAACAAACGTCGGCGATTCTGA
- the tnfsf10l4 gene encoding tumor necrosis factor (ligand) superfamily, member 10 like 4 has product MSHSRGGDMRSTSHSPSCTHDYSLDSTAKTECNRWNIYFLILSLILGAETFITSCLLYDFASDVYVTRESLTHGGYPVDCVHQLADLEDPGGPDTSCDLMKQEAQNLAQEILLLEIRNSLWRTLGEHNITQSFKPAIHLGAKQWLKHHHHLQKTGESRDPTHALEQLHWDSTGTQTTQEGLMLLSADGEIQVPQSGIYFVYSHVHFESTLGLHVPFMQYLFKRTALYPQPLMLSKAGAAPCLSSESGVELYSSQQGALFHLERGDRLSLYVLNTAAVRFPSESTYFGAFMIN; this is encoded by the exons ATGTCTCACAGCAGAGGGGGAGACATGAGATCCACCTCGCATAGTCCGAGCTGCACACATGATTATAGTTTGGACTCTACCGCAAAGACAGAATGTAACAGATGGAATATTTACTTTCTGATTTTAAGTTTGATTTTGGGCGCTGAAACCTTCATCACAAGCTGTCTTCTGTATGACTTTGCCAGCGATGTATATGTG ACCCGTGAATCCTTAACGCATGGCGGCTATCCTGTCGACTGTGTTCATCAACTAGCCGATCTAGAAGATCCAGGAGGTCCAGACACAAGCTGCGACTTAATGAAGCAGGAAGCGCAGAACCTGGCGCAGGAG ATACTCCTGCTGGAAATCCGTAATTCCTTGTGGCGGACTCTAGGAG AACACAATATTACACAGTCTTTCAAACCAGCTATACATCTTGGGGCAAAGCAGTGGCTaaaacatcaccaccacctgcaGAAAACAG GTGAATCCAGGGACCCAACTCACGCACTGGAGCAGCTACACTGGGACAGCACgggcacacagaccacacaggaAGGCCTGATGCTACTCAGTGCAGACGGGGAAATCCAAGTGCCACAGAGTGgaatttattttgtttattctcATGTTCATTTTGAAAGCACACTAGGGCTGCACGTGCCGTTTATGCAATACTTATTCAAGAGGACAGCGTTGTATCCACAGCCTCTAATGCTGTCCAAGGCTGGAGCAGCTCCATGTCTCAGCTCAGAGTCTGGTGTAGAACTCTATTCCAGCCAGCAGGGTGCGCTGTTTCACCTAGAGAGGGGCGACAGGCTTTCACTGTATGTGCTCAACACAGCTGCTGTGCGATTCCCCTCAGAGTCAACTTACTTTGGGGCATTTATGATAAACTGA